The region TATTGGTAAAAAAAGGAAAGAATAAGACAAAAAAAAAGGGACTAAACCGAGGTGCAAGGTTGAGAACGAGGCAGCTCCGTCTTTGGTGACGAGCAGTACATACACGCTGAGTGATGTTCTGGTGAATAATCCAAATTTGGATTTGGAGCTGGAGTTGGCTTGACATGTACTGTACGTCAGTCAGCGGTGCGGTCAGTCGTGGAGCGGAAGCACACAGCGGTGCGGTCTCGTACgtcacacgtacgtacagcagtcagcagtagataaagtagcagtatttttatatagcagcagcagtagctcacAAAGTAAGGGGGTCCTCCAGGTTGTAGCCACCGGGATGGGATGGACGGGTACACACGCACACACATAATAAAATAAAGTCTTTGGATTTatttgagagggagagagaggagagatgtATGAGTAGTGTCAGTCACTGACAATAGTAGTATTGTCGGGCCAATCGGACCGACAGTTGATTTGACTAAAAAAGAATACCAGAAACTGAAAAACCCCAATACaaagaatatactccctccgttcagaattacttatcgcaaaaatggatgtagctagatgtattttagttctagatacatccattttcgagacaactaattccgaacggagggatacatccatttccgagacaactaattccgaacggagggagtacatgtgtgtGCGCAATAGCTAGCACGAATCATAAAACCAAATGTGTGGTAGCGGATGTACCGCTCCATACCGCTGACACTCAAAACGACTTTCCGATTCAAGAGCCACCCCGTCCAATAGCTTTGATTTGGTTCCTCCCTCCCGCGTTTAAAGTGCAGTTTTGTTGCGAAAACCCAATTCGGTGTCCAGCCTCATCTGCACCcggtcagaaaaaaaacaaaataaatactaaagaaattcaaaaaaaatccaattttttctTTCTAAAATAGATAATTATATGCGCGAGGTTCGCTCCAAATTTCAATTTATTTGGACAcctgagcagctctcagcaaaaaagacaaattcaagaGGGAGGAACTACCACTACTTGGGTGTATCATACATTTTGAGCAGAGAAATGGCCGCAATCCCAAGAAGGCTGCCTCCTTTCGGACACCAAGCTTCTTTGCCGGTGGATGTGCTCCTGCGGTCCATAATCCAAGCAATCTACAACAAAAACACAAACCCTTCCGCATAACGGCACAACGGCATTGCCAAGAGGAGAGGCTCTTTTTACTCACACGCAGGAAGTACTCAATGGCATCGTAAAGTTAGcataaagttgagtcacttattttaggacggagggagtactaccctgCTGCTACAGAAATGCCACCAAAAAAAAACTTCGGCGGAGAAGTAGTGCTTGTTTTGTTTTGTGGGGGCACACCACACTTTGCCGGTGAGTCTGCTTTCATGGTCTAGGAACAGAGGAAAAACGCATATCCTTGGAGATGTTTGTAGGTGACATTTGCCATCCATTGCAGTGAGTGCCGAGCTAGTCTAGTGGCGGTGTGCCCCCCTACCATCTCTCTCCCTTCCTGCATCTGCAATCCTTCCTTGATGCCAAGAGAGTATGAATGCTTGTTTCCTATACTTTCCTTGGGCTGGCAAACCAAGCCAAGCCAAACCAGAggctcatcttcatcttcatcttccctTTCTTTCTTTCAGCAGTAGAAAGGAAATGTCTGGTTAGTTTCATGGAAGGGGGATGTTTGTGATGAATGGTAGCACTCATGCCACAAACAAGCAGGCCTTCTGGTATTCAAGGCAGTGCATGTGCCCACTGCTCTTTCTGGTCTGCCTGCTGCCTCCCTCCCTCCAGCTTTCCCTCTCTGATGTTGCCACCTTTTAATTCTCTTCAGCAAACTCATCATCAGCAGGTACGGTGGTCCCATCCATGTCATCAGCAGCCATGGCCACCCTcttatcctcctcctcctccaaataATGTAATAATTTCAGCATTACCAAAATGCAGAGAGGCTGAGGCAACCCATAATTGCAACACCTGTTAGCCTCTGCTAAGCATGATTACTTGATTAGATTGCACAAGCAGAAAGTGGTTCAGAGGACAAAAGCATGGTACTTAGCAATGATCTATCCAGGAAGCAAGCAGATGCTATGCCGGTGGCCTTTTTGATGACGCGATGCTTTTCTAAAGTAGGAGCCGGTAGGTATTATTTAATGGGAAAAGAAGGTGAGATGATTAATAAATAGTACTAATAAAATAAtccaaggaaagaagaagaagaaggcttttTTAATGATGCTTTGTCACGCACCAGGTTAGGTTCCAAGCATAACAGACAACATATGCATAGATTCTGGCCTGGGGAACTAAGTGGATTATTGTCAGTTAACAGTAGTATCCTGGAACCAGGCATATATTTCAGGTTTTGTCTGGTTTGTTCTTCATAGGCAAACTGAACAAACTCCACAACTTAAACATGCTCACCAATGTTTGTTTGTTTTGTCTTTCAACATTGGTCACTCTCTCATGTTAATTAGCACAAAGAAAAGATTAAAAAGTGTTCCTTTTTTTCTTCTAACTTTGTATCTTCTGGCGTTATGTGTGTGAGCTGTGAAGCAGCAGGCAGTGGTGACCAGTACAGCTTCCTTTCCTTTCCTTTGAGGAGATCCTAAGCAACACCACTAGTGTCCTCTACTTGGTACTCACTTGCACCATACCACAAATCCCACTACGGCCAACTCGCACTGACGACTGGTTGCTCTGGCTTGCAACTGAAGCCTATCCTGCATCCAGACAAGCATACAAAGCAAAAAAACAGACGGAAAATCTCAAGGATCTACTGCTACTTTTTCCTCCTTGCAGTTCTTGCCCAGCTCCTAGTAGCTAGGAAGGGAAAAGAAATTGCTGGAAGAACAGTGGGATGGAGTACTGGAGTCAGAATCAATCAGACACCTTGGAGTGATGTGTTGTAGTTACTAGACCTAGATGTCGATCCTGATGTAATGACAAGAGTACTGTGCTCTAGACTACACTTTTGGCCTCATGTGTTGTCGACTAGCACCACTGGTCAGAGGTGAGTTTGGTGTGGAGTATTATGTGAGAGGGAGGGCCATCAGCCACTCCCCACTTAATGATAGTAGCTACTTACTGTAGAACATTGCTCATGGACATCTCTTAGGTGCTATAGGGCCATGCACCAGTGCCTATCATGTCTGTACATTTTTTGTTTCATTTCTGTTCAGCTCATCACCGCACAGGCAATTCCACACGTTGTCGTTGTTTTTTAGCCAATCAGAAGATGTGGAGGAAGCAAAATACCAGTATGCTACAACCAAAACAAGATTTCCTTTTGGCTTATATAGTATCCCTCAGATTTCCTTGCTTCTACAGCCTACACTGATAGATGATGGTGAAACTGTCCTGGTCTAATAAAGGGATATACAGTGGGTAAAAAAAAGATGATTTTATCCAAAACAGGTCTTGTTTCTCAGCAGCTGCTACTCTTAACCCTTTACTTTGCTTTGTTGACATCTGCCTAAAAAGAGAGATCATTCAGGTAATGCGTACCTGGTAATTACCCTTGTGACCACTCCCACAGAAATTTGTGACAAACCGCGCCAGTTTTCACGGAGAGGTTTGGCCGCAAGTCCTCTGAATCATTGCATGATCTTGGATGTATGGTGCTAACAATAGTGTGCTTGCAATAGGTCCACAAAGAAGCTACTGTAAGCTTGAAAGTTAGACCTCATTGGCACTTGTTATCAAAATGAACTTGCAATAGTGTCAACGCCTGTACATGATTGGGAAGAGAAGAACTGTCAACTGTAAATCAGTATCTTAACAGGTCATAAAAGTACTGGAGAGTGGTACAGCAAAATACTGCTCTGTGTAACTTCAGACAACTAAGTGGACTGTTCCTTGAGAAGTGGCAAAGTCTACTATTTTGGGACATTTGAGACAAACATCACGGAGTGAACATATTTATTGTATGCCGATTgcttctccttttcttcttctctccAACAATTAAAAGAACAAGAGTTACATAGTTACCAATCCATATAAACACCTTACAATGGGTTAGATGATTTGCCCCAGGGTTGTTTCAATGACCAGTGGCCCCGGCCCCACCCGACAGCctctcaaaggggggggggggggggcgcaaatTATCTAATGGAGAAGTAAAGTGGGGCAAAAGATCTAATTTCTCGGCGCCAAACAACACAGGGCTTTAGAGGTTTGTTACAGGCTACAACTGTTCAAAAGACTTCAGTGTTGTGCAGAAGCATACATGCTATAAATAAGTTGAAAGAGCTGGTATACAAAACTGCTAGAATTATGGTGAAATCAAGAAACTTCAAGAACCAGCCTCTGGGACGCAGCATAACTTCGAGCTCTGGTTATGACCGTGGAACTGTAAACGAATCAACTGATGCTGGATTAGCACGCCACCGGCCAAAAAATGGAGCCTTCCTAAGAAGCTCAAGCATCTGCTGGTACTCACAAGCCATATCCTACAACAGAGATAAGTCACCTTAAACCTTCACTTCTTATATCCATAATCATTGCTCGCAAAGAATCAGAAATCATTTAACGTAATCTAGCTCTGTGGCTTCAAGTCATTATCCATCTGAGTAATTAAAAATCTTACAGTATAAGATGAAATACCTTAATTGCAcggtaagaaagcttctcatgccgGAATTTTGTGACTAGTGGATGTTCAAGTGATATGAAGGCCTCTGCCAATCTTATCCTGCCATCAAAACCCAGATACTGTGATTGGCTTACATCAGAATTCAGGATGCTAAGAATGAGAAAGGAAACTCTCTTACTTGCAGAGCAATGATTCAGTGGAGGGTGAGGATGCTGCCTTTGAAGATGTGCCTTGTTTTCTCCCAGTTGTTCCTAAAATAACTTCATGCAAGCCGGATTTATTCCAGCATATTGAATACCTAATAAAAGAACGGCAAGATGAGAAGTTCAACCAAAATTTGCTACAAACAATACAATAAAAACAAAATGAAAATGAGTTGAAAATGGCAACAAACCATATAACTAACTACCCGCATGTCAAAGGGGGTATATCTCCTGAAGTCTGTTGAAACTCTTTAGGGGGAATAGGTGCTTCGAAAAATAGTGGCTGCAGGTATAGAAAAGGTCCACGAACATGACTCACGAATAATGTACAGTCTCACTGCAGAACTAGAAGAAACGAAAACCAAGTAACCAACCTTGCTCGGTTTGAGAGGGTCGGGAAATTTTCCAGATAGACAGGACAAACGAGCACCAAGAACCTTTACAACATTATCTTCAATACAAAACCCTTCAGGTGCAGCATCAGGTGATTGTCCAATGGTAATGGTGGACAAATACAAGGGTTCGAGAATATGTGATAGCAGTGCACCTGTAGAAGAACAGAGGCACAAAGTCATGACAGTCCATAGAGTAAGAAAATTGAACACTTCGTAATAAGGTGATCATGAAGAGGCATATAACAGGGAAAAGATTGCTTGCCATTAAAAGTGGTCTGCACCATGTATTGACATACATCACATGATtaataccatcaaaatatcaaaatAAGTGATCCTACATTGTCACAATATGGATCTGCAAATGATTGTGGAAGACAAACCTTGAATTCCGACGACACACCAGCGAGTAATTTTGTCAAAACAGCTCACTGACAGTGTTGTATCACCACGCCCAGGCTTCCTCTGAACGAAACCAACATCTGATATGCAAAAGTGGTGCGCCGATTAGAAAAGATGTAACAAATTAGTAACAACGCAAATAAAAATGAACAGTCCAACTTTGCAGAGTCCAAAGTGTGATCCCCCAGTTAAAGTTTAATAAAGATGCCTAAACACACCAATTCCAAATCTAGTGAACATTGATCAGTGGTCACTAATATCATGTTGTCAACTAACTAAGCGTACCACACTTCCACAGCACCACCCAAAGCAACTGGGTTCACAAAAACTATCATAAAACATCATTTGTAAAGTTGTGATAGATAAAGTAAATGATCTAACAAACATCTGTACCGGGCCATGCGCCAATTCAGACAGTTAGCCAAATCTATAGGTTACAGTACATTCAAAATAGCAGCTCCAGGCATGAACTTTTGAAACTTCTGCTGAACACCAAGAATAAGAAAGAAGCATACCACTGCATCCATTCACCATGGTACCAATTTGTTCCCTTCGAACCTCCACGGGTGACGGTGGCACCAGCATGACCCCACCTGTACCAGTTCACC is a window of Triticum dicoccoides isolate Atlit2015 ecotype Zavitan chromosome 2B, WEW_v2.0, whole genome shotgun sequence DNA encoding:
- the LOC119366500 gene encoding tRNA-specific adenosine deaminase TAD1-like, which encodes MLRSSSLHTLDGVLWAEAASSAALRQYYALPKKGKPQGRESTVLAAFLLSSPQNPLDPTVLSLATGTKCLGAARLGPRGDLVHDAHAEVIARRTLLRLIYAEIGADSPPSWLVASGADGRWRLRDGHQLHLYITQLPCGVMLVPPSPVEVRREQIGTMVNGCSDVGFVQRKPGRGDTTLSVSCFDKITRWCVVGIQGALLSHILEPLYLSTITIGQSPDAAPEGFCIEDNVVKVLGARLSCLSGKFPDPLKPSKPLFFEAPIPPKEFQQTSGDIPPLTCGYSICWNKSGLHEVILGTTGRKQGTSSKAASSPSTESLLCKIRLAEAFISLEHPLVTKFRHEKLSYRAIKDMACEYQQMLELLRKAPFFGRWRANPASVDSFTVPRS